aaACTGTGATGGGTTttcagactaccagaagccctggaatgccttcaacacatgaaaagCCAAATATCAAATGCCTGGCTTCCATCCTATGTCTTACACAGTGGAACCTGGCTTGGTTGGTGGCCACTTATATAGAAGTCCGCCTCTCTAAGAAGGTCAACTTTTAAATTCCCCGAGACATCTATATAGTTAAATCAGTGCAGCTATTTGCTTATTTAGCCAAGAAATTTTGTCCCAAAAGTAACCATCTTcaacaggttccactgcaccTACTTAGCTGATTTACTACTCAGGTAACCATTaatacctaggtccagtcatggattttttctcctttctgcaacttttcaaacacaccttatgtagctaatatctttgtatctaatgtctttgagaaggctgtaggaccaggtgtcctacagaccttcagcacttatgctgtgacgctttaataaaataaaataaaaatactgTTTACCATTGTTAACCATACATATTTATATGCACTTTTACTTCTTCGTGACTTTtcctcttcaggtttactgatgggcactatgcagttttgttgactggtccgtgcATAATGTGGTGATTTGGAATACTAAAAAGGTACATAGCGTTTCTTGTATGCacgtgttgtaatgtgtccacacatcttagacaTTGTCCcctataaatactcagttccattttTGCTACTGGGTTGTAAGTGGGACATTTGGGGGAGTATGGAAAACCCGGAACGCCGGAACAACCCGGATCAGCGTTATTTTTGCGATTGGAGTCACGTGCAAGCACTAGTATGCAAGATTATAAATACTACATGCACAGAGGAATGAACAAAATTTGTCTGCTAATATGTTATATAGCATTTATATAATCCTTACTTGCAGCAAATCTGCAGGATGTAAGATAAATCAACAGAAAAAGGAGCGTTAATTAGGATTAGTGCACGTAACCGTACATCCTAAACCACCCCAGCTATCTAATTAAGCTACACTCCATACCCTTAACTAATAACCAAATGATCTGAAAGATAATGCAACTTCTAGCTAGTACTGTGCTAAGTCGCTACAATCTATTTTTGTACTGAAGAATgcctctaataaattcggtcaCTGACCACCAGTAGGCTAGCTAGCTTGTGTTAAGTGTAGCAAAACTATGTCTTGGgattgtagcgattgtgtagttaTAGGAATGCTTAGATGAAGTTATGATTGAGAAAGATGGTTTTAAGATAAATGATTTATTGCGTATTCCAATTAATGATCACTCTCATGATAATTCGTGGTGTACCCTGCAAATTTGTTACAAGTAAGAATAATAGCAATGTTGTAGTGCATATTAGCAGACAAATTTCGTTCATTCCGCTGTGGAGTCTTTATAATCTGGCATGCTAGTGCTTGCACATGATTCCAATCGCAAAAATAACACTGTTCCGGCTGATCCGGGTTGTTCTGGCATTCCGGGTTTTCCATACTCCCGACATTTGGGTCTCATTTGGCCCTGGCCAAGTGGATTTCATCCACTCGCAGAATGTACAGAATCAGATCATgtgtaaaaataaattacagtggaacctgtctattgCCACCTTtgctcaataagcaggtaggtggcagtgtataaattctcactAAAAGGATTTGGAATTGGCCCTTCTAGAGAGGTTgcctttctatactggtggccattaagacaggtttctCTGCAACAAGCTTGGTTGTACTGATGGAgggtacatactagagatgcaacaatatgcTGCTCTTTGTATCGTTTgatatattgctgtatcatgacgaaatggagactatgtatcgATGTACACTGTTGCAACTCTAGTACATACTTATGtgaaccacacccacttatcaagaATGTGTGTTAACTGtctagacatactggagccacacccactcatctggattctgcAAATGGAGTCACACCAACTCCTTATCAGTAGACTTACTCCCAGCTATCAATCATTACTTATCTGTGTTTGAAGCACCATGAATACGCCGTCATATGAGACCTGCTACCATGGTAGAATCTGCTGGGCCACTGGAGAAGTGGAGACATTGTTTCATAGCAGTTACCATatatattgtacaattcttatattattattgcGTATCTTAAAAACTGTTGGGTGTTCATGTGTCCTGTGCATGTTgtaactgcatgtgtacatgctTGTAAATACCTGAGTGGGATGCCTTTACAGGCTATAAATAATTGGTGTACAGTGGCTTAGTTTTTTGCAGACTTCTTTTATGGCTAATTAAATATACTTACTACTATTCACAGCCCATTTCAATATAATTGACTGcagttgtgctgtgccattctTTAAATTCTTAAAGCCGtgcccttagagagcaaatttaCATGGGGGCAACTAATCGTCTAGCAAACATATGTAACAATCActcaacgaaacttttagaatagtttaaagacacattgcctaCATGCCAAGTGAGCATCGCAGAAAAAAACAATATGGTTTTTGTATTTGGACTGAGGATGACAGAAACTTTGTTTAGTGCTGAAAGTAATACCGTAGGATAATAATATATGGCAAAatcaatgatgtgaatcttgaggctaTTGAGAAAATATTGAAGCGATGGCAGGgaaatcaatgttcggaatgcacaaaagAACCACAAGGCATGCACCTGCGGTTGCGCCAACCGCATgcaataaaaaaaacaacaacaaaacctCCCCTTTGATGTCAGCAACCTCAATCTCAAAACAGTcgacatggatttgcttcactgtttgtgtggtagttactagtgacacgatgatcttgagtttcagagggatagcataAATGACAGGTGAGTTACAGGCAGGCTGAATTTGTACAACGTTCATTCCTGTACAATCCTCACGTGTAGTGGTTGCATCATTATTGTCTGTGACGcacgtttctgctttactgacTGCGCGActtaccatgagtcttgattttCAAATTTAGCTTGTAAGTGACCCACAGAGTATTATGACAGCCTGCACTATACTGCTTGTGACATGAGTATTTGTCATGTGTATATGATCCCACTTTGACAAATCATTTAACATATTGCATTACAACAATTATTCAGCATCAACAGTGGTAGGCAAATAATCGAAGGATGAAATGGTAAATTTTGGGACCTCTATACCTACATATACCAAATCAAGATTAAAAATGTAGATTTGCTTTTCATgctcaaatccagtcacatattatatgttAATAATTGCACATTGTGATAAAATACACTATTAGTCAGTGACATAATATCTCTTACCTGCAGTTCCTGAGTTTAACATTTTATGTGATCAATCTGAATCAGTACATATATACAGGAAGCTTGAAGACTGCAATAAAAAATTGGTTGTTCAACCTGAAAATAAACCCCTGTGTAAAGTTGTACCAGACACACACATATGAACCTAGCTATGAACTGGATGTTAAGTCAGCTAAACAACTTGCACTGATGTACTGTACATGAAAATGTTCTTCTTTTCAATAGCCAAGTGATACATTATTACTTTGAATCACAAttcattgaacaaaataatttataCCACAGTACATTATCTGTTCATAACACTTGATAACTTACTATCATCAAGGAATAATGGTTTGTTGAATAATAACACTTTTGTCCAAAACAAGTCTTAATTTAGTACGCCAATGTACTTAAAAATGCAGCTGACCTTTATAACGCACTTACGTTGCATGCAATATGGATGGGTGTAACTTTGTGTGACACCACAAATATTATTATCCAATATACTTTATATAAACTTAGGTAAAAATTATTCCATAAAAGGTAAGTTTATTCCACCAGTATATATGTCAAAAGTAGTATGCCAACTTAGTTACCAGTGTTATGGCTGTTTTACAAGCTGTCATTCTACAGTATTTAGTATTTAGCACACAGCAATCCATAAATGacaattttacaaaattaaaagaCTTAAGTTGCATCTAAAAAGTGGTACAATGTGCTGTGTGTACTGTAGACAGTTTAGGCTTAGTAATTGGTCAGGATAGTGCTCTGCTCGAGCCATAGGAATATTTTTAACTAAGTACGTCAGTCATATACATTTCCACTCAGACAAACTGTTTTTATCACTGAATGTGAAAATCTTTTACAACAACCAATACACATACTACTTAATTTGTTTGCACCAGtcttaagtatttagtgtgttgtaacttaccaatggctgaagctatgtgtaccaaattttcacatgttttataccaattccttaccttccagagcatccactgtgcaagtagccaacaactaagtttcctaccattttagatagtttataaaccatggctgactgtatcaggcaagctccaaaaggggatgGAGGTGGGGGTCCGGAAGGAGGGTAAGAGGttgtttaaaaaattgaaaaggaagatatagggatgaattaggccaagttataggccattcaggtctcaaaactggctaaaatgaaaggaaattcacagcagaggtatttattcaacaccacgtagctgtacagccacatacagccatccccaggctgaccagagctcctccattaaggccccacaccacatgaacagatcgccactgggcttgggaaaagcagccagcaaaaccagaccacttaagtctagctgattttgattgtgaaattaggtagtttattcatgtaaatttGTGTCTGGGTAAAAAAATCCAATCTGCtaacatgggcgataagaccggttttcccaaactgggtcacatatatgcatgaGGGCACTGAACCGTAGCAACATGCCACACTAACCTACATAATCCATCTCCTTACTGTTTTTCTGTTAGAAATGGTAAAGGCTCTGCCTCCAGCATTCGCcttccagtgcctaactggtaaagcagataatttgtttccagctgatctctctatagggtgatttgtttctagctgatctctctacacggtggcttgtttctaagctgatctctctacagggagacttgtatagatgaacttttacagggtgacttgtttctactttCCTCCACTTAGTTGGCCTCCCTGGTTTGACCACTGAGTGTGGTACTTGGCTGGTAtttgggtggcctgcagattGAGTCATACTAGGGTTAAATTTTCTAAAGCCCTTCTAGGCATTTATTATTACGTCTTACTTTGGTAAAACATTTTTGCTAGGTTCCTTGGCTCGTGgtaaacaccttgtacaggctcttcCTCTAGTGCTTAACTGGTAAAGCAggtaaaaacaaaacaaaaggtGCCATTTCTTTGAAGAATCGTCTACAGCGTTCATTGTAAATCATCAAAAGTTGTCGTCTTACCTGCAATAGTGCATGAGGGACCGGCCATCTGtgttcccattcacttaaggACGTGACCGCCACAGGGTAAGCACAGGCCACCAAAGTATTCAACAAAGTGCTTAGAAAAGTGatgctatgaaatttataaagaTTCTGCCATATGGCAGTTATGCTGGTGAGTGGGAAATGTCTGACTCCAAATCTGACATGGATTCTGTGAATGTTACCCTAGCCCACTAGAGACCTGTGAGAAAGCTTAAAACCTGTGATACAGGGAGTTAGAAACATGTATGAGGGCTTGACAATGACATTGATTTCCCTAGTATGGTAGAAACCCCTAGGGATTGTCAAACCGTCAACCCTTCCAATAATATCCAAAGAGAAGGGTTGCTCATGCTTGATAAACAGGTGTGGGTGTGTGCCTAGCTGGAATTGTTTTAGGGACATTTTAATCTGTTTGTACATGCCGTATATTTAGTGTGTTTTATTGTTCTGTAGTACTTCCCATAGTGATATTAAAACTGAGCAGGGCCGACTAGAAGCAACATAGCTATAGTGACAAAACAAATGTGACAAACCTACCCTCGAACTTACAAAAAAAATGTCACGTTCCGCAGCATTTTTTGAGCTGTAGCTAAACGAAACTGAAGTGCTAGTAAAAAGCATTGAGTGAATCAGTAGACGAAGATAGGGATAGGGCGCCGCGAAATTTATACTGACTGATAATGACTGAGGTGGCAGTGGGTCGGTGGGTCTCACAAAAATATTGTCGGAGTCACAAAAAAATTCTAATCACGACTGTTAGCATTGCGGGGAAGGTGAAGGCTGCTTAGACACGCTTATTCTTGATGGTTAGTACGATTCATACACAGATTCATTCAGTGAGTGTAACAGTGATATGTAGCTACCCATGGTACTGCAGCTATCTATCAGTACTGAGCTCCATACGTACGTAGATATATTAGTTGCTATTAAACTTACCTGCGGCAATTGGTGAGGGATCAAGTCAACTTTAGTACAAGTACAAGCTGCTTCAGTCCCATCCAGGGATCAACCCGAGCATCAACCACATAGGTAAATGGTGCTTTTGCAAGCCAGTGCCCGTGTTAAGGAATTTACTAATGAATAgttgggaagccataaagtcAGCCTGGAATCCTCAACAATGCCTACAGTATTGTCATTGAGAATTCCCCATTACAACATATAATGGTATCATGGGCAAATGTTGTAATCTGATTGGTGCTGCCGACACAGCAGTTGCACAGGTCTTAtggtagagtccccagaccctgcATGTGCCTTGTTACTGGTCAAACTGGAGGGAGGAGCTATTACACAATAATTACCTGCAGTACACTTGACATATGACTTGGAGATTCAGGGTTATCAGTTAGGGTGTTTACTGTTTGGTGGTAGTTTTATATGCTATTCACTAGGCAGGCACTTTGGAATAAAAGATATGGACTGAGGAAATTAATGCCCTCACAAATTCCTCCCTACAAAAAGTTACGTTTACTGATGGTTACATATCATAATTATGTGAGGAGGGTGAAATGAACGTAAGATACACTTTCCCCAACCAACCTGAAAGTTTGATTCTGTTCTATGATCGATTACAGCATCATTAACAGGTGGTATAGAACAGCTCCATCTGTTCCTACGCTGTGGCATCATAACTATAAGGTTTTGCTAGTTACTTGTCatactattatgattatgattatgattatgattatgattaaagtacctggtaaaggcagagcctgtataccagaaggccttataaaggcctaagatgtttatattaactgtactaagtatgtttgaaaagtaggagaaagaagaaaaaatccatgactggacctgggcagccttgaacctgcagccatccaattaacgctcgaacgtttacaggagtctgctagccggtcaggatattttcttcttactattttcatgtatttgtatccataggaaccctagaaAGTGACTTAtcatctctaagtaccccaagtggaaccaaatggacattgttttattatgattaaagtacctggtaaaggcagagcctgtataccagaaggccttataaaggcctaagatgtttatattaactgcactaagtatgtttgaaaagtaggagaaagaagaaaaaatccatgactggacctgggcagcctcgaacctgcggCCATCCATTTAACGCATACAATAATTTAAAACTTTTCCTTTCTGTTTTTGCAAATATGCAACCAGATAAATATAACTGGGCGTATCTCAGTAGTATAGCATTACTGCAGTATTCCAATGAAATGATATCTATATCATCTATGCTGTAGATTTcagtgaaacgataatatcacaaTATTGTTATTACTGTAGTTTTCCCCAATGATAAGTGTTTACGACAGCTCTTTTAAGGCTAGAAGATTATTATATTGtaccacaaacaaacatgcGGTGCTAGCCTGGTACTTGCAAGTCCAAAAGATCAAGATCACtacaagataccctaatagaacaatcaaccactctaatataacagtcacctaTATAAATATTACAGCAATGTGATATACCAGCCCAGTCTTATATAGCAGCATCATACCAAATCTTACaaccctggagctctccggtagctacttgcccactgaCGCTCCTtcgtactactcttgagggtcacatctgAACTATTGCAAATCACgtctattgcatcacgtgatcaattgcgcacatgatgcatggttgaaatggcgaAGGCCGGACTGTTCAATGGTTGGtcgagacatattacaaggcagcagctgctaaacttgagtggtcgtgttgtacatgtgtcaggttagcacaagctgtgaattgttgatgtatatttacctgatgttggtttgtttatttgttacatgttgtgggcacatgatgtctCGAACACATTGGAGTaaaagccaagtctgaagttattaaccatcaacaggaggaccggccgcGAATAATGTATAGTTGGAAAGAAGTactgccaactaagggactggTAGTAATAGTAGTGGCTActagtagtagttgtagtggtacTGTAATTGTAGTAGTAGAGTTAATTTTGTATCTAGTTAACATTTTACTTGTAATTTGTGTTGTGTGTTTCTgactaagggactcgagtgtgaaaggcttccgtgtgctaggaaattgaagttggcggctgtcagtatgctgtctggaagtgaagattagtgtTTTACAAtgaggtttatagtttctataagctgcataaacagcagtgtgtaggttttagctacttagatgcacaaacagcacctttcaatgttactgcctaagggcacgttttgtgtatgtttgttcaaacatggtctaggagaagcacccaggccttctcctaaagacattccactttaaatccTACCCCCCTTCAAAAACATCCTGGCCACACCCAATACCACCATAAAGAGGTGCCTCTAGGTGATTTGGGAATTCTGAGGCTTAAAATCAACAGTCTGGTAGTGTATATAGCTAGTCAATAGTGACATTAGTTGGCTTTTGCTCATTGCACAATTTTGATCTGAAATTTCTAGTGGTTGTACTTATTGTTGGCATATTTATTATATCTCTGTGGGCACCATACAGATGGAAACTTTGGTGGCTACCTGTACTATGTTTGTGATCATCTCAAGCTACCTTCCCGTACCATAAGTAGTGATGAATACTTAAAATAGTATACCTGGTATATGTAAAGTATCACATTCCTTcagatacagtatgtatgtggtGATTCTATAGTACTGGGGAATTTTGAAAAGTGTAGCTGTGCACACCATCTACCTGCGGTACCTGGCCTGTACTCTATATATGGCATGGGCACTAGATAGGCTGCAAATGGTTGAGTGTAGCGATGGCAAGCTTTAGCAATTACAAGTCTCTGGGAGATACAATggcactagctatagctacatagatttCACATTTTACCAGGCAAtaacatgcctcattcaatagtgCCTTATGAGTGTTGTATGTGGTTTTATGCACCTACAGTAGTCTATATAGCTAACTCCAGAAAGAAAAACCTTGCAAGTTTTAGGAAAAGATTGTTAGCCAGAATGTATAGCCAGGTCATTCTGGTGTTATTTTCTAAATACATGCCACAATCAGCTGGTCACATAGCCATAAAGAACGCagaacacagttacaaactttACCAGACAAAACATGAGTATCCAAACAAGTAAATAGCGTGAGAGGAAAAGCTGGATCATAATCACAGTAATATAGTCTAAAGAAACATTATATGAATGACATGATTGTTCAGTTAGCAGTTACATTGACAAGCAGATGAAAAGCTTGAGTAAGTGCATATGAAATTATAGACATTTCAGTCAAATATTTCTGTCAGTGCAACCTGTAAAGTGCACCAGAGTGACCAGTCACCTGAAGCTAAAATTAGTGAGATTTGTTTACTTAAGAGTAAGGTCTCCCTCTCAGTAGAATTTTCAATCTTTTTTCCTGTAAAAATTGCCATATTTCTTAGGACATTTTGGTTATTAGAACACTGTTTACAGCCTTTCTGATAGGTTTTCAACTTAATTTCCATGAATTGCATGCATGAGATGGAAACACACACGAGATAAAAATCAAATGCATGTATCTCATGCATAACATGTGAGCATATCAAAGGCTCCTGTACATATTGGCCAGCTCATAAaggttttaaatacatgtaTGACAGGGACAAAGTACAAGTATGAATAGATTTAATAACCACACTAGTTACTTTATTTGATTGCATAGAATACCATGATATCATTAGAATCAGTATAATGTCATGCACTCAATGGGATATCAACACTAGACGTGGGGTAATTTTATATATCCTATTTATCTCTTGATATACAATAAGATGAGAGCCATGATATACACTGTAGTAATAAAGTGTCAACATCCTGAACATGCAGTCTCCAGATCTGGCAGAGTTTCCAATACAACTGAACCACAATATGCCAACATGTACTCTATTTCTAGTGTATGCCCAATTACCCACATAGCTGTACTGCATCCATTCAGTCACCATTCATTCTATATAAACCACATCAGGATAATCTCTATATTAAAAGTATGTAGAGGCTGGCACCATATAGCTGGAATAGTTATATTAGTATTTTATAGGATTTCACATATGTTTATTCAGCTGTACGAAATTATTGCCTCAAGTTCAAAAGTATTTTTCCTTGCCTACAAAATTACTAGAATTAAAAGTGCTTGCTGCCAATCACCATAATAATCGGTAGGAGGATATTCCATCACCAAATCCACTAGTTAGCAAAAACAGGCTGAATGTAACACAGCAAAAAAATAGTTGAGTATGTACATACCTAATAATAAGagttaaaatatttttactaTAAATGTATGTTCAATTCATTCATCTTATTGACTTTAGTAGGattagcaggggcggatccaggagctggctaggggaggggcacaaatagtctcgcgtggccagaccgctttttcttcgtcacggcgcttatcgattagagattataagcgcctactccgaatttggagtaggcgcttataatctctaatcgataagcgccgtgacgaagaaaaagcggtctggccacgcgagactagggcacaaacagggtaagttgtaggtggttgcatgtATGGGGAGAGccatattctctatagttcagtgctgcttttttgaagcagcaaataatcacctcttagtggtgtctcactgttaatttttgccattttggcctattcagatggttgtgaagtcttaaactgaatgtcttaaataacagcaacacgataattatttttagaggcgcttagtgaCCATTTtgcagttagtttgacttcagtttgctttggtttcgtaataaatgctagtaaaatgtgcatattttcatgagttttaaactgatctcgGTTGGCCTGACAAAATttactagctattttaatcagaagcatggctggctcctccacaaggtgggggggggggacatttgccccaaatgccccatcctggatccgccattgattaGAGTAAACTGTGACTGTGCATCATAATGTCTATAGTACCAGTGATTAAATTTGGAATATGCCATTATAATGAAAAAATTCTATTCCACATCAAGCTAGGTTTTGAACTATTACAAAAACACTATGGAGAAAGTAATATACGTACTAATGGATCAAGGGTAGGCATTACAACAACTTCAAATAATACCATGCACACAGTACAACAACTTCAAATAATGCCATGCACACAGTGTGTGCCCAGTAACTGAGTACAGGTCAATTCGACATTGTGCTTGATAGTGTAAAGCACTGCTGGTTAGGTATGGATGTAAACTGGAAAAGCTGAAGCTGGGTGTGTCGGGAATGAAAACATGGGAGCACTAAATGAGGTCATTAACTGATTATTGACAGCTGTTTGAGGTCCAAGAGTAATACCAGGAAGTGGTGAGTAGTGTAGTGGATGTACAGCTGGCAAAACTAATATGCTACTATTCTCCATACATATTACAGACTGCTCACTGTCATCTTCTGGTAGTGTCTGGGAGAAGCAAGGCTGGTGAATTTCTTGTTGAACGCTGGAAGCAAGAATCGGTGGCTCTGCTGCATTTTGTATCTTCTTAGCTGAAGTTAACTTTCGAGATTTAATAGCCTCCTTAATTCTTGCTGCTTTAAGATACTCACTATCAGAATGTGActggcagtggttactgaatcTGGCCAGGTCGTGATACACTTCACCACAAACAAAACAACTGTGTACTTTGTTCCTTCGGTGACTGAGGATATGAGATTCTACATAgtcatatcttgcaaatggtcTTTTACAAATATGGCAACTGTAAGGTTTTTCTCCTGAGTGGATGCGCTGATGTCGACGCATGTGACTAGATCGGGCAAATCTTCTTCCACAGATATCACATGGAAATTTCTTTTCAGCTTCCTTTTTGTACTCAGGTGAATTCAGTACGTCACGCATGTTCATGGGTGGTTGAGCAATCAATCTTCGACCCTCACGCATTTGTAGTGTAGGAGTATTAGGGGGGCTAGTTGTGGTACGAGATGA
This portion of the Dysidea avara chromosome 12, odDysAvar1.4, whole genome shotgun sequence genome encodes:
- the LOC136239767 gene encoding early growth response protein 1-like yields the protein METVVKEPCVMPYAGKEVEVTNDRESCHTVNEDPYSHIDFSNPENIFDFSAPYSSRTTTSPPNTPTLQMREGRRLIAQPPMNMRDVLNSPEYKKEAEKKFPCDICGRRFARSSHMRRHQRIHSGEKPYSCHICKRPFARYDYVESHILSHRRNKVHSCFVCGEVYHDLARFSNHCQSHSDSEYLKAARIKEAIKSRKLTSAKKIQNAAEPPILASSVQQEIHQPCFSQTLPEDDSEQSVICMENSSILVLPAVHPLHYSPLPGITLGPQTAVNNQLMTSFSAPMFSFPTHPASAFPVYIHT